In a genomic window of Chloroflexota bacterium:
- the lysA gene encoding diaminopimelate decarboxylase codes for MKIRDNQLYLADCKAIDLVREYGSPLYVYEEETIRRQYHTLAQTIAYRPLRILYACKANTNLAILKILLEEGAGIDAVSPGEVFLARQAGYPPDRILYTGYNASQEELAYLARGGVMLNLDSFTQMRHWARLKPGARVSVRINPGVGSGHHQYVVTAGEHSKFGIDRRQHEEIKSRAKEEGLTIIGLQSHIGSGILDAEVLLEAMALLLETARHFPDLEFIDIGGGLGVPYRPGEEPLDIAEFGRQVSAIFSDFCASYGRELTLMLEPGRYLVAESGYLLVTVNDIKHTPNRTIVGVDSGFNHLIRPVLYGAYHPIINACRVEGEKHVVTVAGNICENGDIFAQQCALPPTEEGDILAITHAGAYGFSMASRYNSRPLPAEVLVKGSQSRLIRHRESLDDLLHRQTNL; via the coding sequence ATGAAGATCCGCGATAATCAACTCTACCTCGCCGATTGCAAGGCGATTGACCTAGTGCGTGAATACGGCTCTCCCCTCTACGTCTACGAGGAAGAGACCATCCGCCGCCAATATCACACTCTGGCACAGACAATCGCGTATCGCCCACTGCGCATCCTCTACGCCTGCAAAGCCAACACCAACCTGGCCATCCTGAAAATCCTACTGGAGGAAGGAGCGGGCATTGACGCCGTCTCGCCAGGGGAGGTTTTCCTCGCCCGCCAGGCCGGCTACCCGCCGGATCGCATCCTCTACACCGGCTACAATGCCAGCCAAGAGGAACTCGCCTACCTGGCGCGTGGGGGTGTGATGCTTAACCTGGACTCGTTCACGCAAATGAGGCATTGGGCGCGGCTGAAACCCGGGGCCAGGGTATCCGTCCGCATTAACCCTGGGGTGGGCAGTGGCCACCACCAGTATGTGGTCACTGCTGGGGAGCATAGCAAATTCGGCATTGACCGCCGCCAACACGAGGAAATCAAGTCCCGGGCCAAAGAGGAGGGACTGACCATCATTGGCTTGCAAAGCCATATCGGCTCGGGCATCCTGGATGCAGAGGTCCTCCTCGAGGCTATGGCCTTGCTCTTAGAGACCGCGCGCCATTTCCCTGACCTGGAGTTCATTGACATCGGGGGCGGACTGGGTGTTCCCTATCGGCCCGGCGAAGAGCCGCTGGACATCGCGGAATTCGGACGTCAGGTGTCGGCTATCTTCTCTGATTTCTGCGCCTCCTACGGGCGAGAACTGACTCTGATGCTCGAGCCGGGACGTTATTTGGTTGCCGAGTCCGGCTACCTCTTGGTTACAGTGAACGACATCAAACACACGCCGAATAGGACCATCGTGGGCGTGGACTCTGGCTTCAATCATTTGATCCGTCCCGTGCTATACGGGGCATATCACCCGATCATCAACGCTTGCCGGGTAGAGGGGGAGAAACACGTGGTTACAGTGGCCGGCAACATCTGTGAGAACGGCGATATCTTCGCCCAGCAGTGCGCTCTGCCGCCCACAGAGGAAGGCGATATCCTGGCCATCACCCACGCTGGAGCCTACGGCTTCTCTATGGCCAGCCGCTACAACTCGCGACCCCTGCCGGCAGAGGTACTGGTCAAAGGCTCCCAGAGCCGTCTCATCCGGCACAGAGAGAGCCTGGATGACCTACTTCATAGACAAACCAATCTGTAG
- a CDS encoding dihydrodipicolinate reductase, with amino-acid sequence MTENIRTIHYGLGPIGAAIARLVTQRPGFTIVGGIDIDPAKAGRDIGEVIGLDAPLGVTVSDQPGEVLASSQADIVVHSTGSFLKQVQPQLLEIIAAGLDIVSTCEELSYPWMQHPAQAYELDRVARQHKVTVVGTGVNPGFIMDTLPIALTAVCQEVRRIRVQRIVDASQRRLPLQRKIGAGLTAEEFAARVETGTVKHVGLPESVATIADALEWRLDRIEETIEPLIADRPLKSKYIEVQPGQVAGLQQIARGWKGDEAVITLDLRMQIGAEEAGDSVFIEGTPNLEMVVKGIHGDVATAAIVVNAIPRVMKAPPGLLAMKDLPPACAPGKNQMGF; translated from the coding sequence ATGACAGAAAACATCCGCACTATTCACTACGGCCTCGGACCCATCGGGGCGGCCATCGCCCGCCTCGTGACCCAACGACCAGGATTCACCATCGTCGGTGGTATTGACATTGACCCCGCCAAGGCGGGTCGTGATATAGGCGAGGTCATCGGCCTGGACGCCCCGCTGGGTGTTACCGTCTCCGATCAGCCCGGAGAAGTCCTGGCCAGCAGCCAGGCAGACATCGTCGTACACTCCACCGGCTCTTTTCTGAAACAGGTGCAGCCACAGCTCCTGGAAATCATCGCTGCGGGCCTGGACATCGTATCCACCTGCGAAGAACTATCCTATCCTTGGATGCAACACCCAGCGCAGGCTTACGAACTGGACCGGGTCGCTCGCCAACACAAGGTTACCGTGGTGGGCACGGGCGTCAACCCAGGGTTCATCATGGACACCTTGCCCATTGCCCTCACCGCGGTTTGTCAGGAAGTGCGGCGCATCCGGGTGCAACGCATCGTGGACGCCTCTCAGCGCCGCCTGCCGCTGCAGAGGAAGATCGGCGCCGGGCTGACGGCAGAGGAATTTGCCGCCCGAGTGGAGACGGGCACCGTGAAGCACGTCGGTCTCCCAGAATCGGTGGCCACCATCGCCGATGCCCTGGAGTGGAGATTGGACCGCATCGAGGAGACCATCGAGCCACTGATTGCCGATCGCCCCCTGAAGAGCAAATATATCGAAGTGCAGCCTGGCCAAGTAGCGGGCTTACAGCAAATAGCGCGCGGCTGGAAAGGAGACGAAGCGGTTATCACCCTCGACCTGCGCATGCAGATCGGCGCTGAAGAGGCCGGCGATTCCGTCTTCATTGAGGGTACACCAAACCTGGAGATGGTGGTGAAAGGCATCCACGGTGATGTGGCCACAGCAGCCATCGTGGTCAACGCCATCCCACGGGTGATGAAGGCCCCACCCGGTTTGTTGGCTATGAAAGACCTGCCTCCGGCCTGTGCACCTGGCAAGAACCAGATGGGATTTTGA
- a CDS encoding NAD-dependent epimerase/dehydratase family protein gives MKFLITGGAGFLGAALANRLAEEGHHVRVLDDLSAGDSARLNRDVVFTRGDTRDIPKLWTLLKGVDCVYHLAARVSVPESVLYPVEYNDVNVGGTVSLMTAVRDAKVKRVVFTSSGAAYGEQDRQPVTEDAVLRPQSPYAVSKMAAEGYVRALGALYGIETVILRVFNAYGPGQPNPPEHAPVIPKFLKAAISGGSLVIYGQGHQTRDFVYISDVVDALVAAARAETVDRTAINVGSGREVSINELVTTIERVTGREAHRLYSNLQSGGVSRLVADIRLARKKLGFEPKVDLETGLRRMMAEDPQFKR, from the coding sequence ATGAAATTTCTGATCACGGGAGGGGCAGGATTCCTGGGGGCAGCGCTGGCCAACCGCCTGGCAGAGGAGGGTCATCACGTTCGCGTGCTCGATGATCTGAGCGCCGGCGATAGCGCCCGTCTAAACCGCGACGTGGTCTTCACTCGCGGCGATACCCGCGACATCCCCAAACTGTGGACACTGCTCAAGGGGGTGGATTGCGTTTACCATCTGGCCGCGCGGGTGTCGGTGCCAGAATCGGTGCTTTACCCCGTCGAGTACAACGACGTGAACGTAGGCGGGACTGTGAGCCTGATGACCGCGGTGCGCGACGCCAAGGTCAAGCGAGTGGTGTTCACCTCCTCGGGGGCCGCCTATGGCGAGCAAGATCGCCAGCCCGTTACCGAAGATGCAGTGCTCCGCCCTCAAAGTCCCTATGCCGTCAGCAAGATGGCCGCGGAGGGCTACGTGCGGGCATTAGGTGCTCTCTATGGCATAGAGACGGTGATATTGCGGGTCTTCAACGCTTACGGCCCGGGCCAGCCCAACCCTCCAGAACACGCGCCCGTGATCCCCAAATTCCTGAAGGCTGCCATCAGCGGCGGATCATTGGTCATCTACGGGCAAGGGCACCAGACGCGGGATTTCGTGTACATCTCCGATGTGGTAGATGCCCTCGTGGCCGCGGCGCGGGCCGAGACGGTGGATCGCACCGCCATCAATGTGGGCAGCGGGCGCGAAGTGAGCATCAACGAACTGGTGACGACCATTGAACGGGTTACCGGACGCGAGGCTCACCGGCTGTACTCCAACCTCCAGAGCGGGGGTGTGTCACGCCTGGTGGCCGACATCCGCCTGGCACGCAAGAAATTGGGTTTTGAGCCAAAAGTGGATCTGGAGACCGGCCTGCGGCGGATGATGGCCGAGGACCCACAGTTCAAACGGTGA
- a CDS encoding DUF2007 domain-containing protein: protein MLQDRPRGVNLGADLVTVYISQGHLAARVIKAKLEAEGIPALLNYDSAGLVFGLTVDGLGEVRVMVPAAYQEQATEVLHSLTPEEQAALETEGEEEPPSANED, encoded by the coding sequence ATGCTGCAAGATAGACCTCGCGGCGTGAATCTGGGCGCGGATTTGGTAACGGTGTACATATCCCAGGGGCACCTGGCAGCCCGGGTCATCAAAGCCAAACTGGAAGCGGAGGGGATACCGGCGCTCTTGAACTACGACAGCGCAGGGTTGGTGTTTGGCCTCACGGTAGATGGCCTCGGCGAGGTGCGGGTGATGGTGCCCGCCGCATACCAGGAACAGGCCACCGAGGTGCTGCACAGCCTGACGCCAGAGGAACAAGCGGCACTGGAGACTGAGGGGGAGGAGGAACCTCCCAGCGCCAACGAAGACTGA
- a CDS encoding tetratricopeptide repeat protein, with product MLDESRHGQAYIHVEHGEALERAGRFDEAMLEFKRAVEADPGLARAHLALGYHYQRKGLLTKAAEEFRTALSLEESYEAYYSLGHVLIDLEQYEEAVQVFARCLEILPDDPSSRYELAYAYYCLADYQAALTLLKELLGSYPDDWDLYHLSGSCYLSMGDYTAAAQALETAVAKAPSPAEAISVQDTLAIARRHLEMDADHDSRPKDRLYADYGVIYLGSGGDDGITIPEYEGYTFRYHDVAVTLRRLYAIALGFGWHFDAIAMTDEGSQPLGLVLSRLFHAPLKPVEELSPTQFTLVVTAHGSVPELCQVVMERIEGPMLSFILGVDWAGESDLLPDIVGVLSNRPVALPWGSTPSRREAATIAGKISRAYNALGPEPTLQTQVSYYTDLHRRLRFLSEA from the coding sequence ATGTTAGACGAATCGAGACATGGGCAAGCATACATACACGTCGAGCACGGGGAGGCGCTAGAACGGGCCGGACGCTTCGATGAGGCGATGTTGGAGTTCAAACGGGCAGTGGAGGCCGACCCCGGCCTGGCTAGAGCCCACCTGGCCTTAGGCTATCACTACCAGCGGAAGGGTCTTTTGACCAAGGCCGCCGAGGAATTCCGCACCGCCCTTTCCCTGGAAGAAAGTTACGAGGCTTACTATAGCCTGGGTCACGTGCTCATTGACTTGGAGCAATATGAAGAAGCCGTCCAAGTATTCGCTCGGTGCCTGGAGATTCTGCCCGATGATCCGTCGTCGCGCTACGAATTGGCCTATGCCTACTACTGTCTGGCCGATTACCAGGCTGCCCTGACACTGTTGAAAGAACTTCTGGGCTCTTACCCGGACGATTGGGACCTGTACCACCTGTCCGGAAGTTGCTACTTGAGCATGGGCGATTACACTGCTGCTGCGCAAGCGTTGGAGACCGCGGTGGCAAAGGCTCCCTCCCCCGCAGAAGCGATATCCGTCCAGGATACTTTGGCCATCGCCCGGCGCCATCTGGAGATGGACGCAGATCACGACAGCCGGCCCAAGGACCGCCTCTACGCTGACTACGGCGTGATCTACTTGGGCAGCGGCGGCGACGACGGCATCACTATCCCCGAGTACGAGGGTTACACCTTCCGGTATCACGACGTGGCCGTTACTCTGCGACGTCTCTACGCTATCGCTCTGGGCTTCGGCTGGCACTTCGACGCCATCGCTATGACCGATGAGGGTTCGCAACCGTTGGGATTGGTGCTCTCACGTTTGTTCCACGCCCCGCTGAAACCTGTCGAAGAGTTATCTCCCACGCAGTTCACCTTAGTGGTTACAGCCCACGGTTCGGTGCCTGAACTCTGCCAGGTGGTGATGGAACGCATCGAGGGGCCGATGCTTTCTTTCATCCTGGGGGTGGATTGGGCTGGCGAGAGCGACCTGCTGCCAGACATCGTAGGCGTGCTTTCCAATCGCCCGGTGGCGTTACCCTGGGGCTCCACACCCTCCAGGCGCGAGGCGGCCACGATTGCCGGCAAGATCAGTCGCGCCTACAATGCTTTGGGGCCCGAACCCACCCTGCAGACCCAGGTGAGTTACTACACGGACCTACACCGACGTCTCCGATTCCTAAGCGAGGCGTAG
- a CDS encoding ABC transporter permease has product MTAYIARRFLQMIPVFILVTVITFTLMNVVPGDPVVTMLGPRAASQKSLVERIRHEYGLDQPVYVQYLRFVSGILHGNFGKSFFYRQPVMKLILERLPITIALAVSAMIIDLVIGIAAGTISAIKQYSIADYVGMLIALAGVSMPSFWLALLLQLVFAYRLGLFPVSGFSEGLRSLALPALTLGLLGSASTARMTRSCLLEVLREDYVRTARAKGLRERVVIFRHAFRNALIPLVTMEAIGFGVYLTGVAFLEIVFGLPGVGKLLLDATFNRDLFLIQGDVMFCAFIFLFVNLAVDILYAFLDPRIRYQ; this is encoded by the coding sequence ATGACCGCCTATATTGCCCGCCGATTCTTGCAGATGATCCCCGTCTTCATCCTGGTCACCGTGATCACCTTCACCCTGATGAACGTCGTCCCAGGGGACCCGGTGGTAACGATGCTGGGACCACGTGCGGCATCTCAGAAGAGCCTCGTGGAGCGCATCCGGCACGAGTACGGCCTCGACCAACCCGTTTACGTGCAATACTTACGTTTCGTGAGCGGCATCCTACATGGAAATTTCGGCAAGTCTTTCTTCTACCGCCAGCCCGTGATGAAACTGATTCTGGAGCGGCTTCCCATTACGATCGCCTTGGCGGTCTCGGCTATGATCATAGACTTGGTGATCGGCATCGCCGCCGGCACGATCTCGGCGATCAAACAGTATTCCATTGCGGACTACGTCGGGATGTTGATCGCCCTCGCTGGCGTCTCGATGCCCAGTTTCTGGCTGGCCCTGCTCCTGCAACTGGTGTTTGCTTACCGGCTCGGCCTGTTTCCCGTCTCTGGTTTCTCGGAGGGGCTGAGGTCCCTGGCGCTCCCGGCCCTGACTCTGGGTTTGTTAGGCTCCGCCTCCACTGCTCGGATGACCCGTTCCTGCTTGTTGGAAGTGCTCCGAGAGGACTACGTGCGCACCGCGCGGGCCAAGGGACTGCGCGAGCGGGTGGTCATCTTCCGGCATGCTTTCCGCAATGCCCTGATCCCTCTTGTGACTATGGAAGCCATCGGCTTCGGCGTTTACCTCACCGGGGTGGCCTTCCTGGAAATCGTCTTTGGCTTGCCTGGGGTGGGTAAACTTCTTCTGGACGCTACCTTTAACCGCGATTTATTCCTCATCCAAGGGGATGTGATGTTCTGTGCTTTCATTTTTTTGTTCGTCAACCTGGCTGTGGATATCCTGTACGCTTTCCTCGATCCGCGTATCCGCTATCAATAG
- a CDS encoding ABC transporter permease codes for MKFREEKAPRTFISDAWDRLQRNRMAIVGLVVIVLLFVVAICAPLLAPHDPIEQHLEDSHSPPGSKYPLGADIKGRCLLSRLIYGTRVSLLVGFLPQFLSLFVAVVMGLVSGYYGGRVDDLIMRLADAFFAFPSLLFMMALMFVLGPKGGLLGIILGLGVVGWAGRARIMRGQVLSIKERAYIEAARAVGASDLRIIFRHVLPNCLAPLIVSTTMAIPGAIMTEAGLSFIGLGVPPPTPSWGEMLYSGRPYIRTMPWLSIWPGLAIFITVLSFNLFGDGLRDALDPYLKQ; via the coding sequence ATGAAGTTCCGCGAAGAAAAGGCCCCGCGTACCTTTATCTCGGATGCCTGGGATCGGCTGCAGCGCAATAGGATGGCGATCGTCGGGCTCGTAGTCATCGTACTCCTGTTTGTGGTCGCCATCTGTGCCCCGCTACTTGCACCGCACGACCCCATAGAGCAACACTTGGAAGACAGTCACTCGCCGCCGGGGAGCAAGTACCCGCTGGGAGCAGATATTAAGGGCCGTTGCCTCCTCAGCCGGCTGATCTACGGCACCCGTGTTTCATTGTTAGTGGGCTTTTTGCCCCAGTTTCTCTCCCTGTTTGTGGCCGTGGTGATGGGGTTGGTCTCTGGGTATTACGGCGGCCGGGTAGATGACCTGATCATGAGATTAGCCGACGCCTTCTTCGCCTTCCCCAGCCTTTTATTTATGATGGCTCTGATGTTTGTCCTGGGACCAAAGGGGGGACTGTTGGGCATCATTTTGGGGCTGGGAGTGGTGGGCTGGGCTGGCCGGGCTCGCATCATGCGCGGGCAAGTGCTCTCCATCAAAGAGCGCGCCTACATCGAGGCCGCCCGGGCCGTGGGAGCCAGCGACCTGCGCATCATTTTCAGGCATGTGCTGCCCAATTGTCTGGCCCCGCTGATCGTGAGCACCACGATGGCCATCCCAGGAGCCATTATGACCGAGGCTGGCTTGAGTTTCATCGGGCTGGGTGTTCCCCCACCCACTCCTTCCTGGGGTGAGATGCTCTATTCCGGCAGACCCTATATTCGCACCATGCCCTGGCTCTCCATCTGGCCCGGCCTTGCCATTTTCATCACTGTGCTCAGTTTCAACCTCTTCGGCGATGGCCTGCGAGACGCCTTGGACCCATACTTGAAGCAGTGA
- a CDS encoding C40 family peptidase yields the protein MLGKGLVLIGLICTLTLTACAKATNTSVPSPPPGPQVIPTPTTSAIQQHPTAMTTSHQTKGVVVGSVVNLYSQPSKAVDVVTQATLGTELSIWESRDGWYYVRMPDQYQGWIEASQVRVYAEGERSYASAGQVAEVRNLLAFLYHEPDVTAHAPALQVTIGTRMEVVEDRGDWVTVVLPDRAVRWIQKGDVTIAPADAPKPRGSGLDLVETAKRFLGLPYQWGGCTPLGIDCSGFVQLVYRLNGISLLRDADIQYTQPNLQPVARENLQPGDLVFFGQGRVSHVGMYIGNGEFIHATTHERPIVQISRLDEPYWVSLYQGARRP from the coding sequence GTGTTAGGGAAGGGTTTGGTCCTGATAGGGCTTATCTGTACCCTAACTCTAACAGCATGTGCTAAGGCAACGAACACGAGTGTCCCATCGCCGCCCCCAGGCCCACAGGTAATCCCCACCCCCACAACCTCCGCCATACAACAGCACCCCACTGCCATGACAACCAGCCACCAAACCAAAGGAGTGGTGGTAGGCAGCGTAGTGAACCTCTACAGCCAGCCCAGTAAAGCCGTGGATGTGGTTACCCAGGCTACTCTGGGTACCGAACTCTCCATCTGGGAGAGCAGGGACGGCTGGTACTACGTCCGGATGCCCGATCAGTACCAAGGCTGGATCGAGGCGTCCCAGGTCCGGGTCTACGCCGAGGGCGAGAGATCCTATGCTTCAGCCGGCCAAGTTGCGGAAGTTCGAAACCTGCTCGCCTTCCTCTACCACGAACCCGATGTCACCGCTCACGCGCCCGCACTGCAGGTTACTATCGGCACCCGTATGGAGGTGGTGGAAGACCGGGGGGATTGGGTTACAGTGGTCCTGCCCGATAGGGCGGTGAGGTGGATTCAGAAGGGCGACGTGACCATCGCCCCGGCCGATGCCCCCAAGCCGCGTGGGAGCGGGCTTGACCTGGTGGAGACCGCTAAACGCTTCCTCGGACTACCCTACCAGTGGGGCGGATGCACCCCCCTGGGGATTGACTGCTCCGGCTTCGTCCAACTCGTCTATCGCCTGAACGGGATCAGCCTGCTACGAGATGCAGACATCCAATACACTCAGCCCAACTTGCAGCCCGTGGCCAGAGAGAACCTGCAACCGGGGGACCTCGTATTTTTCGGCCAGGGGCGCGTCAGCCATGTGGGAATGTATATAGGCAACGGCGAGTTCATCCACGCTACCACCCACGAACGTCCCATCGTCCAAATCTCTCGCCTTGATGAACCTTACTGGGTCTCGCTCTATCAGGGAGCGAGAAGACCATAG
- a CDS encoding cellulase family glycosylhydrolase, which translates to MTFRRLGLVCAMLAAVVAVASAQGTPQLASSYPYQVYVPVAVCNPRYTAYLPIFGGTESVVPGAAILPASAVPLPFVDSRPVSDCRGMVRRVGENLELDGQPFLFVGVNVSYLAAPEFPQSEVELLLATLANSGVTVVRIWVKPDSDISRLSYILDLGRQHHLRFIVTLQDYYFWKDARWFKTTYREVDLPHVRALVSQFADRPEILMWELMNEPGCGNDDWSPNCTEAVYEWAKALSVEIKALDPCHLVSVGTVGTGWIEAEEDLFRRVNALPTVDVVSVHRPTYRGCEAELRIAHELGKPVFYGEVYHQAYKENCRPLNSNALDERAVVIAEDLRRAWENGVDGYLLWDYAYGALERPDGQIQYFCGIYGYAADDPAWEVLRRAPVTRTGFDN; encoded by the coding sequence TTGACATTTCGGCGTCTGGGGCTCGTCTGCGCGATGTTGGCAGCGGTAGTGGCGGTCGCATCCGCCCAGGGGACGCCCCAACTGGCAAGTTCATATCCGTACCAGGTATACGTGCCCGTCGCGGTATGTAATCCGCGTTATACCGCTTACCTGCCCATTTTTGGGGGGACCGAGAGCGTGGTTCCTGGTGCTGCCATCCTGCCAGCCTCAGCTGTACCACTACCTTTCGTGGATAGCCGACCGGTTTCCGATTGTCGTGGCATGGTCCGCCGCGTCGGCGAGAACTTGGAACTGGATGGGCAGCCCTTCCTCTTCGTTGGGGTGAATGTCAGTTACCTGGCCGCGCCGGAATTTCCCCAGAGCGAAGTCGAACTCCTTCTGGCTACCCTGGCCAATTCTGGTGTCACCGTAGTACGCATCTGGGTAAAGCCCGATAGTGATATCTCCCGTCTCTCTTACATTTTGGATTTGGGACGTCAGCACCACCTGCGTTTCATCGTTACTCTGCAGGATTACTACTTCTGGAAAGATGCTCGCTGGTTCAAGACCACTTATCGCGAAGTGGACCTGCCCCACGTGCGGGCGTTGGTCTCCCAGTTCGCAGACCGGCCCGAGATCTTGATGTGGGAACTGATGAACGAGCCGGGCTGTGGTAATGACGATTGGAGCCCTAACTGCACTGAGGCGGTGTACGAGTGGGCAAAAGCACTTTCGGTGGAAATCAAGGCTCTGGACCCATGTCACCTGGTATCGGTGGGAACGGTGGGAACAGGCTGGATAGAGGCCGAGGAAGATCTCTTCCGTCGCGTCAATGCACTGCCCACGGTGGATGTGGTCAGCGTGCATCGCCCCACCTACCGCGGCTGTGAAGCGGAATTGCGCATCGCTCACGAACTGGGCAAACCCGTCTTCTACGGCGAAGTGTACCATCAGGCGTATAAAGAAAACTGCCGCCCTTTGAACTCCAATGCCCTGGATGAGCGGGCAGTCGTGATCGCCGAGGACCTGCGCCGGGCCTGGGAGAATGGCGTGGACGGCTATTTGCTCTGGGACTATGCGTATGGGGCGCTGGAACGGCCCGACGGTCAGATCCAGTATTTCTGCGGCATCTATGGCTACGCTGCCGATGATCCCGCCTGGGAGGTCCTGCGCCGAGCGCCGGTGACGCGAACCGGGTTCGACAATTGA
- a CDS encoding ABC transporter substrate-binding protein has product MKTNRIYLLLTLFACVALLASFISGCAPAAPPTPVPPAKATEAPPTPTPVPPAKPKILRDGSLLDSDLSGLDPQMDMSLAMYGVARQIYSTLVRLDYSGDLSIVPDLAERWDISPDGKVYTFYLRKGVKFHTGQEVTAEDVKFTFERLYDPALASPAQMFGVYIVGAMDKAGGKATEVEGIKVIDKYTIQFTLSQPYGAFLAELVTPCLGILCKEEVEKWGADYIVHPSGTGPFKLKDWVRGEKIVLEANKDYYEGPPALDGVEIIIIEDSATGMLKFENGELDVYDVPTAELERLTTDPKWKDLVVRVPALDTYYFQLNNFSGPLKDVRVRQAIAHAIDRQSILDKVLKGTGVLANTVLPPGMPCYNPDIKVYEYNVEKAKALLTEAGYEKGFTIKCVQRAQSDVVDAIVAQLAQVGITVEQQIVERSAFWDMVYKGQTDCYYLSWWADFADPHNFFAYIWRSAPETEESKNMYVNPRVDELIDKAATTTDLEERCKLYHEIEKIGIEEDCQRVWLWHLETMRIIQPWVKGFVLPPNEVVFYYPVDLTEH; this is encoded by the coding sequence ATGAAAACCAATAGAATCTATTTGCTGTTGACCCTGTTTGCTTGCGTGGCTTTGCTAGCCAGTTTTATATCTGGCTGCGCGCCAGCGGCCCCACCGACCCCTGTGCCGCCTGCCAAGGCCACCGAAGCACCACCCACGCCTACGCCAGTGCCTCCGGCCAAGCCCAAGATCCTCCGCGATGGTTCCTTGTTAGATTCGGACCTAAGTGGCCTGGACCCGCAAATGGACATGAGCCTGGCAATGTACGGCGTGGCCCGCCAAATCTACAGCACGCTGGTGCGCCTCGACTATTCGGGTGACCTCTCCATTGTGCCCGACTTAGCAGAGAGATGGGATATCTCTCCTGACGGCAAGGTCTACACTTTCTACCTCAGGAAGGGAGTCAAATTCCACACCGGCCAAGAAGTCACCGCAGAAGATGTGAAGTTCACCTTCGAGCGCCTCTACGATCCAGCCCTGGCTTCGCCAGCCCAGATGTTTGGCGTCTACATCGTGGGGGCGATGGACAAGGCAGGGGGCAAAGCCACAGAGGTCGAGGGCATCAAGGTGATCGACAAGTACACCATCCAATTCACCCTGAGCCAGCCCTACGGCGCTTTCCTGGCTGAACTGGTCACGCCCTGTCTCGGCATCCTCTGCAAAGAAGAGGTAGAGAAGTGGGGCGCTGACTACATCGTGCACCCATCCGGCACCGGCCCCTTCAAACTCAAGGATTGGGTCCGGGGAGAGAAGATCGTCTTGGAAGCCAACAAGGACTACTACGAGGGCCCACCGGCGCTGGACGGCGTGGAGATCATCATCATCGAAGACTCAGCCACCGGCATGCTGAAATTCGAGAACGGTGAACTGGACGTCTACGATGTGCCCACCGCCGAATTGGAGCGCCTGACCACCGACCCCAAGTGGAAGGATCTCGTGGTGCGGGTGCCAGCGCTGGATACCTACTATTTCCAGTTGAACAACTTTTCGGGACCGCTCAAGGATGTGCGCGTCCGCCAGGCCATCGCCCATGCCATTGACCGACAGTCCATCCTGGATAAGGTCCTCAAAGGTACTGGCGTACTGGCTAACACCGTCCTGCCACCGGGCATGCCCTGCTACAACCCGGACATCAAGGTATATGAGTACAACGTCGAAAAGGCAAAAGCCCTGCTCACGGAAGCCGGGTATGAGAAGGGCTTCACCATCAAGTGCGTGCAGCGTGCTCAATCCGACGTTGTGGATGCCATCGTCGCTCAACTGGCCCAGGTGGGTATCACCGTCGAGCAACAGATCGTGGAGCGCAGCGCCTTCTGGGATATGGTGTACAAAGGCCAGACCGACTGCTACTACCTGAGTTGGTGGGCCGACTTCGCCGATCCGCACAACTTCTTCGCCTATATCTGGCGTTCCGCCCCGGAGACCGAAGAGTCGAAGAACATGTACGTCAACCCCAGGGTGGATGAATTGATTGACAAGGCAGCGACCACGACCGATTTAGAGGAGCGCTGCAAACTCTATCACGAGATCGAGAAGATCGGCATCGAGGAGGACTGCCAGCGGGTGTGGTTATGGCACCTGGAGACCATGCGCATTATCCAGCCATGGGTCAAGGGCTTTGTCCTGCCGCCTAACGAGGTGGTCTTCTACTATCCCGTTGACCTGACAGAGCACTAA
- a CDS encoding type II toxin-antitoxin system HicB family antitoxin yields the protein MRTFAAYLEWDPETKLYVGIVPGIPGAHTQGATLDELQKNLKEVLELCLEEYKGPVEEV from the coding sequence ATGCGAACTTTTGCTGCTTATTTGGAATGGGATCCAGAGACGAAACTTTATGTAGGAATAGTACCAGGCATTCCAGGTGCTCATACTCAGGGGGCTACATTAGACGAACTTCAGAAGAACCTCAAAGAGGTTCTAGAACTGTGCCTAGAAGAGTACAAAGGGCCAGTGGAAGAGGTATAG